The genomic interval AAAGCAGATTTGACGTTCCAGGATGCCCTGTAGGCTGCGGAATAATTTTCAACGCGGACTGGTGCTAAAGAATGCTTTGCAGGTGAATCAAGCGACGCGTGACATCATTGTGGCGCCATTGTAAGGGTAGTTGAATTTCGCACCGATTTCTTGAAGTTCTTGCCAAAAACCGTGTCAAGAACTTTTTTCAAAGAACACAAAATAAATTATGCTGAACAGTTACACCTACAGTCTCTTTTCCCGGCGGATGTTCAACATCATGAGACGCTTCACCCCGGACGTGGAAGAGTACTCCATCGATGAGGCCTTCGCCGATATTACGGGAATGCGCCGGGTCCTGCGCTCTTCCTATGTCGGAATTGCCGAGCAGATGAAAAGGGCCATTGAGAGAGAACTGGGGATCGGCGTTTCCGTAGGGGTCAGCCTGACCAAGGTGCTGGCCAAGGTGGGCTCCAAGCATCAGAAACCCAGCGGCTTGACGGTCATTGCCGGCCGCTCCATCACCCATTATCTGGAGCATCTCCCCGCCGGAAAGGTCTGGGGGATCGGCCCCGCCACAACCAGCTATCTGGCAAAGCTGGGGGTCAAGACCGCCCTGGAATTCGCCCGGATGCCGGAAGCGGCTGTGCGCAAACGCTTCACCAAACCCAGCATTGAAATCTGGCGGGAACTGCGGGGGGATTCCGTCTACCCCGTGATCTCCCGGGAGAAAAGCGTCTATGCGTCCATCAGCAAGATGAAGACCTTTGCCCCTCCCACTTCGGATCGGGAATACCTCTTTGCGCACCTGCTGCGGAATCTGGAGTCGGCCTGCATCAAGGCCAGGCGTTACGGTCTCGCGCCGCGGAAGATCCTTTCCCTTCTCAGGACCCAGGAATTCCGCGATCGGGGCAGTGAGGCCACCCTGATTCGTCCCTCCGCCCTTCCGCTGGAACTCTCCGGCCTGCTTCGGGAGCTGTTTGAAATGCTCTACCGGGAAAAGGAACTCTATCGGGCAACGGGGGTTGTCCTGCTGGAGCTGACGCAGGACACAAATGTCCAGTATTCCCTTTTTGAAAGCCCGATGAAGGCGGAAAAGATCCGGGAGCTTTATGAAGCCGTGGACAGCCTGAGCGGGCGATACGGCAAGCACACCCTGCACCTGGGAGCCTCCCATCCCCTGGAGCAACAGGGCAAGGGAAAGCGGGGCACGCCCACCGTGCGGGAAGAGACCCGTCTATACGGCGAGACTCAGCGTCGTCATCTTGGCCTGCCGATTCTCCACGTGAAGTAATGGGGGTTGGCATGCACTCTTGCCAATTCGCCTGTTAAAAACAAATTTGTACCTTTCTGTACAGGAAAGGCCAAGAGGAAAGCGCGCCGCCATGAGCCGCGCGTCGCGAAAGAAATTGCCCCGGTTGACCTCCCCCTGAAAAGGGGGAGCAGGCCTGGAGAAAATACGACCCATTGTCATCCCACCTGATTAAAACGAGATCTTTTCCGGGACCTTGATGTCCAGTGCTTTTTCCAGCCATTCCGCCACCAGGTGACGATGGCGGAATTTTCCAGGGGACTCCCAGCACAGCATTTCGGCATCCGAACCAAGGTCCTCATAAACCTGCCGCGGATCCAATTTTAAAACCAGCCTGACAAAATCCAAAAATTTATCTTTCTGAAAGCAATTGTTTCTCATTATCGTCGGATGCTGTATAATGTGTAAAAATGGAGCGCATGGCACAAGGATGATCGGGTTAACATGAACCTTCAAGAATGGCGATAAAAAAACAGATTGGTGATCCACTCAAATATTCTTCAACAATCCGAAACAAAGGTTTACCAAGATTTAATTTTTTTGTGAGCGGCTCTGCCTTATTTAAAAGGTGATGCCATGCTTTTCCGCACTGTTCTTACCCGATTCGGGGTCATCAAACTGACAGGAATTCTAACGGCCTTTTGTGTTCTTCTTTCCCTGTCGTTTTATCTGGCATTTGCCTTTATTGTCGGTGAAGTGCGCAATATCGGTATTTTTCTTTCCCTCTTGATTCCCTCATTGGTTGCGCCTCCCGTCTGTATCCTTCTTTTAAGACTTAACCGTTCGCTCTATCGGGTTCAAGAAGAGCTCCTGAGAACTCAGGAGGGGCTGGAGAGAAGAGTTGCGGAAAGGACAGAGGAACTGGACGAAAAAAACGAACGGTTGAGAGACGAAATTCAAGAGAAAAAACAGGCGGAAGCCGCCCTGCAACGCGAGCACGCTTTGCTCCAGACCGTAATGAACAGCGCGGGGAACGCTCACCTCGCGTACCTCGACCGCTCCTTGAATTACGTGCTCGTCAACGAGACCTTGGCCGCCGTTTACGGGTACCGGCCCGAGGAAATGATTGGAAAGAATCCTTTTGCCCTCATCCCGAACGCCGAGGGCGAGGCGATCTGTTCACAGGTCCGTGACACCGGCAAGGCGTTCGAGGTCCATGACTTCCCCTTCGAATTCCCCGGCCAGCCCGAACGGGGCATTACTTACTGGGACTGGACGCTCCATGCGGTCAAAGACCCCGGTGGTCACGTCATCGGCCTGGTCCTTTCGGCGTATGACACGACCGAACGTAAAAGGAATAAAGACAGGATGGAGCAACTTGTCCTTGAGCTCCAGGAATCCCTGGCAAAGGTCAAGACATTAAACGGATTACTCCCCATCTGTGCCTCCTGCAAAAAAATACGCACTGATCAAGGCTATTGGGAGCAGATAGAGACATACATCCGTGGACATTCGGAAGTGGAATTCACCCACGGGATCTGCCCGGAGTGTATGGAGAAATTATACCCCGAACTCTCCGAAAAAAAATGACCCCTCTCTATGCCCCTTGCCGACTTTATCCATCTCCCATGATTTCCGGGCATATCCCTTTTTCAAAGGGCCTGATTTTTTTTATAATAGCGTTCTTTTTCGCTGTAGATGCACCCGCAGTATTGCTGCCGATACATGCCCTGAGCTTTTGAGATGCGGATCCCGGTTTCCCATCCTTCCCGAAAGTCGGAATAGACAAAGGACAGCCCCTGCTCCTTTGCCAGGCTTTCGCCAATACTGCGAATCAACTCGTGATTCTGGTATCTGCTGTATAAAAGCGTGGAGGAAAACCCGTCAAAGTCGCCTTTTCTGGCGACGTGCGCCGCATAACTCAGCCGTTTGTAATAGCAGAAGCGGCAACGATCCCCTTCGCGAAAGGCTACGTTCCTCAGGAAGTCTTCCAGTTCGTAGGCATCCTTCCAGATGACGGGGAGATTTTCCTGCTCGGCATATGCCTTGAGCGTATCCCTCCGCCGGCAATATTCAAGATAGGGATGGATGTTCGGATTGAAGAAGAGCCCCCGCACCTCATGCTGCTGATCCCTCAGCACCTGCAAGGGATAGATGGTGCAGGGCGCGCAACAAAGATGTAATAATATCTTCATGGTCACAAAGCGCCGCGTTCAGATCAGCTCCTCCTGCTCGAGTTTAAAGGTTCTTTTCCCGAAATGTTCGTAAGCCTTTCTCGTGGCGATTCGCCCCCGCGCCGTCTTCTGCAGGTAGCCTTCCTTTATCAGATAGGGCTCATAAACATCTTCAAGCGTCGTTCTTTCCTCCCCCACTGTGGCGCACAGGGTGTCAATCCCGACGGGCCCGCCGCCATAATTTTCAATAATGGACAGCAGGATGCTTCGATCCATGTGATCAAATCCCTGAGAGTCTATTTCCAGCATTTCCAGGGCATCGGCGGCAACGGCCTCATTGACTTTCCCCTGTTCCTTGACCTGGGCATAGTCCCGGACCCTTTTCAGAAGACGGTTGGCGATTCGCGGCGTTCCCCGCGACCGTTTCGCGATCTCGACGGCCCCCGCGTGCTCAAGTTCGATGGACAGAAGAGTTGCGGAACGGAGGATGATCTTCGTCAGTTCATCAACGGCATAATAATTGAGGCGAAAGCTGATCCCGAACCGGTCCCGCAGCGGCGACGTCAGCAACCCGGCCCGAGTCGTTGCCCCCACCAGGGTAAATCTGGGGATATCCAGTTTCATGCTTCGGGCGGATGGCCCCTGCCCGATGACCAGGTCAATATAAAAATCCTCCATGGCGGGATAGAGGATTTCTTCAACGGTATGGGGAAGGCGATGGATCTCATCAATAAACAGGATATCGGAATCCTTCAGATTGGTCAGGATGGCCGCCAGATCTCCGGGACGTTCAATCACAGGCCCTGAAGTGACCTTGATGTTGAATCCCATTTCTCTTGCGATAATCACCGCCAGGGTCGTTTTACCCAGACCGGGCGGTCCATAAAGGAGCACATGGTCCAGGGCTTCCTTTCTTTTTTTCGCCGCGTCGACAAAAATGGAAAGGTTCCTCTTGACCGTTTTTTGTCCAATGTATTCCTTGATGCTCCGGGGGCGTAAGCCGCTTTCATAGATGCCGTCCCCTTCGATGCATTCAGGACTTACGAGATCATCTTTCCGCATGGCCTTCCATAAAAAAATTACGTTTGCTGTTTTATCCGTGGAATCTATTCCAGGCTACCCTCTTGCAATAGAATATCTGCATCGGGCATGTCAACCTATTTATGAATCTTTTCCCCGGCCTGTTCGATTGCGACCCTCTCCGCCCCTTTTCCGAAGAAGTGATACCCTGAGCCCGCCTCGGCAATCACGTTGAGCACCCGGTCGGCGTCGGTTACTCTGATACCGCCCAGTGTGCTGACCCCACGCCGGAAAAAGGCGTCGGGAAGCATGCTTGCCGTCGGACCGACCACGATGATTTTGGCCCCCGGTTTTCGCCTTGCCAGCAAACCTTCGAGGGTATCATTGATCAGCGTGGTCCCTGTGATGACGAGAAGATCCGCTTGCGGAACCACCTCCGGGCCCTTTTCGGGGGGCACAAAGAACTCCAGTTCATCCCTTTTAAGGGTTGAGGGGTCCAGTTCCAGGATGGCAAAGGGCTTTCCCCGCGATTTCAGCGCCTTGATGACCGGAACAAGAGCCCCCACCACGACGACGAATCCGTCTCCCGGGAAAACCAGATCCTCCAAGGCATCGACACCGTCCGTTATCCGGTAGTCTTCCGGCGGTTGCCTTTTCCAGCATTCGGCGGAAAGGGCGTTGAGAACGGCGATTCCCAGCGTCTTTTTCAGGGGATTGCCGCTGAACATTTCGTCAAGAAACCGCGTGGCTTTTCTTCCTTCAAGTCTCCCCGAGGCCGGCATGACCCGGGCCGAGCTCGGGCAGCAGACCGCTTCCGGAATGCTCTTGATCGGGGTAAAGCAAAGCCCCCCTTCGCCGCTATTGAGCTTCACGCCGGAAAAGAACAATCCCATGACGGTCCTTTCCACGGTCAGGGTTTCCAGGCTGTCTCCAAGGACCGTTGAAATCGCTTTCCTTGTTTCCTTAAGGATATCGCCAGGGTGATAGATCCGTTCCATCTGCCCTCCTCAAAATTCAGCGTGTTTGTATTCTTGCAACACCTGCCGTTCGCATCTCTGCTGACGACCTCGGCATTGCCCGTTAACACCCGGCTCCCTCAGGGCCGGTAAATTGGACTCGATGATCAGGATATCGCGCCCTTTCAGTCCTTGTGAACCGGACTCCACCAGAGCAGTGCGGAGCGCATCCCGTCTGGCCAGGTATAAACGCCGTCGGAGAAACTCAATCGCCGGTTCAACGTAGAAGAGATCAATTCATCATAGGCTTGGGAGGAACCC from Syntrophus gentianae carries:
- a CDS encoding Rossmann-like domain-containing protein, encoding MERIYHPGDILKETRKAISTVLGDSLETLTVERTVMGLFFSGVKLNSGEGGLCFTPIKSIPEAVCCPSSARVMPASGRLEGRKATRFLDEMFSGNPLKKTLGIAVLNALSAECWKRQPPEDYRITDGVDALEDLVFPGDGFVVVVGALVPVIKALKSRGKPFAILELDPSTLKRDELEFFVPPEKGPEVVPQADLLVITGTTLINDTLEGLLARRKPGAKIIVVGPTASMLPDAFFRRGVSTLGGIRVTDADRVLNVIAEAGSGYHFFGKGAERVAIEQAGEKIHK
- a CDS encoding epoxyqueuosine reductase QueH, whose product is MKILLHLCCAPCTIYPLQVLRDQQHEVRGLFFNPNIHPYLEYCRRRDTLKAYAEQENLPVIWKDAYELEDFLRNVAFREGDRCRFCYYKRLSYAAHVARKGDFDGFSSTLLYSRYQNHELIRSIGESLAKEQGLSFVYSDFREGWETGIRISKAQGMYRQQYCGCIYSEKERYYKKNQAL
- the ruvB gene encoding Holliday junction branch migration DNA helicase RuvB, with the translated sequence MRKDDLVSPECIEGDGIYESGLRPRSIKEYIGQKTVKRNLSIFVDAAKKRKEALDHVLLYGPPGLGKTTLAVIIAREMGFNIKVTSGPVIERPGDLAAILTNLKDSDILFIDEIHRLPHTVEEILYPAMEDFYIDLVIGQGPSARSMKLDIPRFTLVGATTRAGLLTSPLRDRFGISFRLNYYAVDELTKIILRSATLLSIELEHAGAVEIAKRSRGTPRIANRLLKRVRDYAQVKEQGKVNEAVAADALEMLEIDSQGFDHMDRSILLSIIENYGGGPVGIDTLCATVGEERTTLEDVYEPYLIKEGYLQKTARGRIATRKAYEHFGKRTFKLEQEELI
- a CDS encoding PAS domain-containing protein, which codes for MLFRTVLTRFGVIKLTGILTAFCVLLSLSFYLAFAFIVGEVRNIGIFLSLLIPSLVAPPVCILLLRLNRSLYRVQEELLRTQEGLERRVAERTEELDEKNERLRDEIQEKKQAEAALQREHALLQTVMNSAGNAHLAYLDRSLNYVLVNETLAAVYGYRPEEMIGKNPFALIPNAEGEAICSQVRDTGKAFEVHDFPFEFPGQPERGITYWDWTLHAVKDPGGHVIGLVLSAYDTTERKRNKDRMEQLVLELQESLAKVKTLNGLLPICASCKKIRTDQGYWEQIETYIRGHSEVEFTHGICPECMEKLYPELSEKK
- a CDS encoding DNA polymerase Y family protein encodes the protein MLNSYTYSLFSRRMFNIMRRFTPDVEEYSIDEAFADITGMRRVLRSSYVGIAEQMKRAIERELGIGVSVGVSLTKVLAKVGSKHQKPSGLTVIAGRSITHYLEHLPAGKVWGIGPATTSYLAKLGVKTALEFARMPEAAVRKRFTKPSIEIWRELRGDSVYPVISREKSVYASISKMKTFAPPTSDREYLFAHLLRNLESACIKARRYGLAPRKILSLLRTQEFRDRGSEATLIRPSALPLELSGLLRELFEMLYREKELYRATGVVLLELTQDTNVQYSLFESPMKAEKIRELYEAVDSLSGRYGKHTLHLGASHPLEQQGKGKRGTPTVREETRLYGETQRRHLGLPILHVK